In Nitrospirota bacterium, the genomic window ACAACCGGAAGCGGCCTTGGCTATCAGATCACAACCGACTTTACGCCTTACAGGGGATACCCGGAGCTTGCGCAGGGCGATGCTGACGCCGCAGACTGGATAACGAATGCACTCCGTAAGATAGACCGGGATATAGGGACAGGCGTAATCGGTGGAGGCACTTCCACGAGCGCCACGGCAGGTAGCCAGACGTTGCCGTCCAATCCGGCTGGTTTTGTCAACGTGATTATTGCTGGAGTGGCAAGGAAGATACCGTATTATAATGTATGATTTAGTGTGACAATTTTTCTTATGTTTGCAAATGTTTGCATATTCAAGAAAAAGGGCAGGGAGATACCACCCAACCCCTTGATAATTCTGGTGGGCCGTGGAGGGATCGAACCTCCGACCCGCTGATTAAGAGTCAGCTGCTCTACCAACTGAGCTAACGGCCCCAAGAAAAAAATTGCTGCGCAATTTTTTTCACTTATAGATTATAGCCAATAGCTTGTAGCTATAAGCTATTATAGTCATGACACTTGTTAGTTTACACAAATTAAGCCCTGCAGCTATTAGCCATTTGCTTTAAGCTACAGGTGGATTTGCCTTAGGCAAATCCCTGGCGCGCCTGAGAGGAATTGAACCTCCAACACACGGCTCCGGAGGCCGTTGCTCTATCCGTTGAGCTACAGGCGCCCTAAGAAAAAATTGTGCTTCAATTTGTTCACTTGTGGCATATAGCCTATCGCAGCTATTAGCTATATGCTGTATGCTATTAGTGAATCTGCCGCAGGCAGATTCCTGGCAGCTGATATAATACAATAAAGCCTCATATAATTTCAAGATATATCATTTTGCAAGCTCAATCTTTATATCAGGATTATCTTTGAGGCCGGGTGACAGCCAGATGCTGCCGTCCTCGCGTACTATTACCGCTTCCACACCTTTCAGCCTTTCGATCATCTTTATTCCTGCAGCCGGTCCCATTGCAAAAATGGCTGTGGACAGGGCATCTGTAGTGGTGGAGTCCTTTGCGATGATTGACACGCTCTGAAATCCCTCCGAAGGATAGAGCGTTTCAGGTGACAGGATATGGTGATACCGGACGCCATTTTTTATGAAATACCTCTCATAATCCCCTGATGTTGATATTGACATGTCAGAAAGATGGACACTGGCAATCGTACTATCTTTCTTTCGGGGATGTATTATCCCTATTGTCCATTTGCTGCCATCCGGCTTCTTCCCAATGGCATGAAGATCTCCTGCGACTGCAATTATTCCTGAGTGTATGCCATGTGCACTTAAAATATTATGTGCGTAGTCAGCAGCAATGCCTTTCCCTATGCCGCCCAGATTTATCCGCATCCCTTTCCTTGTCAGAAAGATTGTCCCGCTCGTTACATCTAACCTGACATTATGATAATCTATCAGTGGTCTTGCGGCGGCTAATTCTTCAGGCGCTGGTATTTTATGTGATTCAGTTACATTCCATAAGTCTATCACAGGTCCAATTGCTATATTGAATGCGCCGCCTGAGGCTTCAGCAAATTCAAGCGATCTGTTTACAGCCAGTATGAGGTCGTTATGCACTTTAACAGGGTGAAGGCCTGCTGCGGCATTAACCTTTGAGATGTCCGACTCAGGCATGTATGTGCTCATGATGGTTTCAAGCCTGCGGATCTCATTGAACGCCGCAGAGATGGCTTCATCTGCTGTCTTTTCGTCTCTTGCAGCGACCGTAATCTCTACGACTGTACCCATCAGGAGCTGTGAGCGTTTGTAGATATGGAGTGTGGGATTGCAGCCAGGGCCGGCCATCTGGAGCAGAAGCAGGAAAACGATTAAAATTACGGATTGCAGCCTGAGCTTTGAAGTCAGAAGTTTTGACTTGGCAGATGAACAGAGATTATTCATGTCTACAATTCCCTCTTGTATGTCAGTGTTGCTATTGTCAGTGTGGAAACGGCAAAGATGGCAAGAAATACAAAGTCTGTTTCAATTCCCCTGAAAGTAACCCCCTTGAAGAGCAGGGATTTCAAGGCATGGACGGAGTATGTCTCCGGGTTTATCAGTGAGAAAGTCTTAAGCCATCCCGGGAAACTCTCTACCGGGTATATGGCGCCGCTTGGGAAAAAAAAGATGACGTTCAGAAAACCTCCCAAAACACCTACTATGCGCGGATGGTTTGCCCGCCCCAGTATAACGAACATCAGCCCCAGCAGGCCAAGCGTGGTAAGAATAATGATCAGTAAAATCGAAAGAAAAGAGTAGAGCGTAAGGATCTTCCAGAGATATACACCTGAAATGAGGGTGCCAAAAAAAAGTACAAGGACCGCAATTGCAGTTGTGATAATCACTCCGCTCGTCACGAGACCGATTACGATATCGCGCTTTGTAAGGGGAGTCAGAAGGTAGCTCTCCTCAATGCCGAGGAATTTGTCCATTACTGTGTTGAATGCCCCCGTTGTGATAGTGCCAAGGAAAATAGCCATTATTACCACACCGGGGATAAGACTCTGGTCATAGTCAACCTTACGGTAGAGCTCTACATTCCTGATAATGACCTGATCACTCTTTTCTCTGACCGTAATAAACCTGGCATCAATGCCTGCTGTCGCAGACATGATTGCAGCCCTCAGTGTTTCTGATGCAATTGTTTCTGTATTATCAAGGAACAACCCGACCTCACTTCTCCCCCCTTTTACGGCATTTCTGCTGAAGTCAGGCGGCAGAATAAGTACCCCCTTGTATCTGCCGTCTTTAATCCCTTTTAAGGCATTTCCCTGATCGACCTCATATGTTACTCTGATGGTTCGGGGACCTGATTCCACGGCCTGAAGCAGCTCTGTCATGCGTCTTGCATATGGCCCCTTATCCATGTCCACTACGGCGAGCGACAGGTTTTTTAACTGACCCTGGAATGAGTTGCCAAGTATTACGAGATACAGGGTAGGCATTAGTATGCTTGAAAGCACAACCAGGGGATTTCGAATAAACCTTCTGAGATCTCTTTCTACAACTGCAAGCAGTGGAATCATTCAATCGTTCCTATCTTCCCCATTTTTGCGGCACCCCGGCCCCTATCAGAAAACTAACCCTGCGTGCCTCTTCTTCCCTGATGGGTCTTCCGGTGTAATGGATAAATACATCTTCCAATGTCTGTTGTTTAAGGAGAACAGACATTACACGGCCGCCGGCATCTGCTATTTTACTGACAAGCAGGGGGATTGCCCGGGCTCCGTTATCAACGGATATCCGCAGGGCTCCTTCAGAAGCTGCGGCTGAATGCACAAAGCCAAGGGTCTTTATCTCATCTATAGCCTTTGTGCTCTCAAGTTCCGCAACAGTAATCTCTATGATATCCTTGTCCGGTAATTGTCTCTTGAGGCCTGGAATCGTGTCTATGGCCACTATCTTCCCGGAATCTATTATTGCTATGCGTTCACAGAGCAGCTCAGCCTCTTCCATGTAGTGCGTGGTAAGGAGGATGGTGAGGCTGTCTTCACTGCGGAATTTCCCGAGAAGCTCCCACACGACATGCCTGCTCTGCGGGTCCAGGCCTATGGTGGGTTCATCCAATATGAGAATGGATGGTTTATGAACGAGTCCCTTTGCTATTTCAAGCCTTCTCCTCATCCCTCCCGAGTATGTGGCAACAAGGTCGTTCATTCGCTCTTTCAATCCGACGAGCTCGAGAAGGTAGCCTGTCCTCTCACCCCTCTCCTTTCGCGGCATATCGTAGAATCTTGCATATATATCCATATTCTCAAGGCCTGTAAGGTCCAAATCACTGGTCATGGCCTGGGGGACCACGCCTATTAATTTTCTGACAGCGACCTTTTCCCGCTCCACATCCCTGCCCAATACCTGTGCCCTGCCTGAAGTCGGGTTCATAAGAGTGGTAAGTATCCTTATCAGGGTGGTTTTCCCTGCACCGTTGGGCCCGAGGAGTCCGAATACCTCTCCTTCTTCTATAGTGAAGGATGCGCTGTCAAGTGCAGTGATAGTGCCGAACTTTTTTACGAGTTCAGTTACTTTGATTGCTTTCATTATATTTATGGCAGGAACTTTACAGCCACCGTCATTCCAGGCTTCAGGAGTCCGTCAGGCTTTATAATTCCGACCTTTATCCGGAAGGTCTGTATGTCCTGCCTCCCCCTTGAGACATCACGCTGTGTGGCGAACCCTGCCTCTCTGCCTATCTCTGCCACCTTACCGTCAAATGTCTTATCCGGCAGTGCCTCTGTGCTGACAACGGCGTTGCTGCCGAGCCTTATCCTGCCGATGTCCGTTTCCTCCACATCCGCCCTTGCCCAGATCTTCTGCATATCATGGATTGTGTAAATGGTCTTTCCCGGTGTGGCAGATTCCCCTGTCTCAAATGCCTTGTATGTTATTACGCCGCTGACAGGGGATGAAATGATGGATTTCTTTAACAGGGTCTCTGCCAGATGAAGTCTTGCCTCTGCCTCATTTATGGATGCCTTTGCTGATGATACCTGTGCCTTTGCACTTTTAACACCAGCCATTGCGGTTGAAAGGGCTGCTTCCTCGCTGGCCTTTCCCGATACGGCAGCGCTGACCTGCGCTGTTGTTGAGTCAAAAAGTGTCTTTATGGAATCGAGATCCTTTTTTGCCGCATATCCGTCACGGAACAGTTGATTGATGCGGTTAAAGTTTTCCTTAGCATCCTCATTTATTGCCGTGGTACTGTCAATTTCCGATTGTGCCGCACGAACCGCTGCCTTCGCGCTTTCAACCCTGGCCATGGAATTCTCGAGATTGGCACGCGCCTCTTCATGTCTTGCCACTGCCCCTGCCACAACGGCCCGTCCTTCACTGGTTCTTGCAGCAAGTTCACGGTCATAAAGCCTTGCCAGGATGTTACCCTTCTTCACTGCAGCACCTTCTTCGCAGCAGAGCCATTCAATCTTTTCCTGAATTTCCGGACTGATGTCAACCTCTGTTGCCTCAATGATGCCTGTGGCCATTAGTGATGAATTGGTCCTGTTCACGCTGTTTTGCAGGTTGTACAACAGGACAACGATGATGAATACAATGATTAATGCAAGAATGATTAATTTCTTTTTCATTCGTCCTGTCTAATCTGATGTATCATCAGCATATTGGTTGAACCTGCAACACCCCATGGCACCCCAAGCGTTATAATGACCGTGTCCCCGCGCTTTGCGAGTCCTGTCTCCAGGAGTTTTTGCTCAACGCCGTTAATCATGGCATCAGTGTTTTCCCTGAGTTCCACAAGGACGCCCCTTACTCCCCAGTAGAGAGAGAATCGTTTAAGGATCGGCGGTGTGTGCGTAACGCCGATTATAGGGATGCGGGGCCTGTATTTTGATATGATTCGTGCAGTCCCGCCTGATTTTGTGAAAGCGACGATTGCCGTTGCATTTATGTCAAGGGCTGTATAATAAACTGCATGGGCTATAGCGTGTTCTGAATCTCCCCATACCTTGACCTCCTCAGGCACTGTCTTCAGATTTTTAAAGAGCCGGACTTCAGTGGCGGCTGCAATCCGGTTCATCATTGAGACGGCTTCAACCGGATATTTACCGACAGCCGTCTCTCCGGACAACATTATTGCGTCTGTGCCGTCAACGATGGCATTGGCAACGTCTGACGCCTCAGCCCTTGTTGGTCTCGGGTTGTGTATCATGGATTCAAGCATCTGTGTGGCAGTAATTACAGGAATGCCTTCTTCATTGCATCTGCGTATAATCTCTTTTTGTATGATAGGGACCTCTTCAGGAGGCAGTTCGACACCGAGGTCGCCCCTTGCTACCATTACGCCGTCTGCAACCTTTAATATCTGATCCAGGTTATCAACAGCCTCAGGCTTTTCAATCTTGGCGATTACCGGTATTGATGCGCCTTCCCTTTTCAGGATGTTTTTTACGGAGGCAACATCATCTGCGTTCCTGATAAATGAGATGGCGACATAATCCACCCCCTCCCGTATGCCTGTCAGCAGGTCATCCCTGTCTTTGTCTGTAAGGCTTGGTACTGAAAGTTGTGCCCCCGGGACATTGATCCCCTTTTTTTCCGTTAGCCGCCCGCCCCTTATAATGTTGCATATGATATCCGTTTTGGTGGTTTTCTGCACCTCGAGCTCAAGGAGTCCGTCATCCAGCAGGATGCGGGATCCTGCTGAAATTTCCTGCGGGAGAGGGGTGTAGTTAGTGGATACCTCGCGTTCATTTCCTGTGATATCCCTTGTGGTAATGGTGAAAGTTGAGCCTTCCTCAAGATATACGGCATCCTTATCCAGTTTGCCTATGCGAATCTTGGGGCCTTGTAAGTCAAGCAGGATGCCGATGTCTTTGCCTGCCTTATAAGATGCTATGTTAACATTGGAAATCAGGCTGTGGTGATCTTCCGTAGTGCCATGTGAAAAGTTAAGGCGCGCAATATCCATGCCTGCCCTGATCAGTTGTTCTATAGTCTCGGTTGTATTGCTTGCCGGTCCCAGTGTTGCAACTATCTTTGTTCTGCAGTCCATGTCTTTAACCTCATGTCCTTTCTTCGGAAGGCATCAATTCTATTTTTCTTCTCGGATTGCCTATTAAACCCTGTGGTCTGAAAATCATCATCAGCGTCATTGCACCTCCAAAGGCGAGCATGCGGTAATCATGAAATCCCCTGAATACCTCAGGTAATATAATGAGCAGTGCGACACCAATTATAACACCGGTTATGCTGCCCATTCCACCAAGGACTACCATTGAGAGGACAAGCACTGTTTCAAAAAAGGTGAAACTCTCCGGAGAAATGAATGAGTATCTGCCGGCAAAGAAGACGCCTGCCAGGCCTGCCCAGGATGCACCAAGGGTAAAGGCCAGTATCTTCATATACGTTACATTTATCCCCATGGCAGATGCGGCTGTTTCATCTTCCCTCATGGCTATCCATGCGCGCCCTATCCGTGAATTATTGATGCGGTTTATTACAAAAACAGCCAGCGCTGCAATGAATATTATCAGATAATAGAAGTGTGCCGGACTTGAAAACGTGAAGCTTCCGATAGATGGGGGTTCTATGCCAAGTATGCCGTTGGGCCCGTTGGTAAGTCCGTCCCAGTTGTTTAGTACCAGGTGAACTATCATGAGGAATCCTAGGGTTACGATAGCGAGATAGTCCCCCCTCAGGCGGAGCGTAATAATGCCGAGGACTGTTCCGCACAGGGCCGACAGCAGCGCCCCTGTTATTAAGGCCGGCCAGAAGGGTATTCCAAGTTGTGTATTCAAAATGCCGTAGGAGTATGCGCCCACGGCATAAAAGGCAATATAGCCAAGGTCAAGAAGTCCGGCAATGCCCACGACTATATTGAGGCCAAGGGCGAGAACCGTGTATATTCCGGCAATTGTCAGCACATCTATATAGTAATTATTCATGAACAGCGGCATGACAATAAACAATAAGAGAACCAGTAAGGTTGCCCCTGTTTTTATTTGCGGTCTGCCGGCAAACGAGTGAATGTTGTTTGTGCTGCGCTGAATATCAGACGAGATACGCCTGCCTTTGTCAGATTTTACATAATTATTTATTACAGAGAAGAGGATAAACCCGGCAAGAATGATGCAGCCGCCGATTACTGCCTTCGTTATCCCCATAAACGGGAGCATCAGGAAGGCAGACCATACAGGTATGATCAGTGTTCTTTTATAATTTATCATTATACCTTCTCCGGAATACGCTCTCCAAGCAGGCCTGTTGGCCTGAAGATAAGGATCAGGATAAGCACAATGAATGCAAATGCATCCTTATATTCGCTTGATATATATGCAGCCCCAAGGCTTTCCAGAATACCCAGAAGAAATCCCCCGAGTACTGCCCCCTGTATATTCCCGATTCCGCCTAATACGGCTGCTGTAAATGCCTTGATGCCGGCCACATAGCCCATGTAGAAATTAATAAGGCCGTAGTACATGGCGACCATTATGCCTGCCGATGCAGCGAGTACTGAGCCGGTTATAAAAGTCACAACGATAACCGCATCTATGTCCATCCCGAGGAGAGACGCCATTTTCTTATCCTGTGCCGTTGCGCGCATCGCCATGCCGAGCCTGGTTTTTTTCATGAACGCCTGAAGCGCGACCATTAGTATTACTGATGATATTATGATAAAACCCTGCAGATACGTAAGAACTGATGAACCGATAGTCAAGCTCCCTGAAGGAAAAACATTAGGGAAAATCCTGTCAGCAGAACCCTGGCTCAGCATTACATAATTCTGCAGGAAGATGGACATGCCTATCGCGGAAATAAGCGAGGATAATCTCGGCGCATGGCGGAGCGGACGATAAGCAATCTTCTCAAGTGTAAGCCCGTATGCGGCGCAGTATATAATAGTTACAATGCCTGCTATTACAAGGGAAAGGAGAAGGCTCGTTGCTGTAAATCCCGTAAATGTAAGAAATGACAGGGTAACTATTGCTGCATAAGCCCCCAGCATATATATCTCGCCATGGGCAAAGTTGATTAGTTCAAGTATCCCATACACCATTGTGTAGCCGAGTGCAATCAGGGCATAGACAGCGCCAAGTGTGATGCCGTTGATTAGCTGCTGCAGAAGCATTTCTTATCTTGCATTCTCCGATGGTTTCCAATGCTCTGCAAATTTGCCGTTTTTTATCACCCAAACTATGTAAGGAGCCCTCAGGACGTCGCCTTTTACATCCCACTGAAGTTCACCAAGGGCGCCTGAGTGTTTCATGTTGTGAATCGCCCTGCTGATCTTTTCCCCGTCAATGCCCCGGGTCCCTGCAATAGCCTGCAACAGTATGTTTGCAGCATCATAGGCATAAATAGAATATGGGCCGGTTTCCCCATATGCGGCACTGTAAGAGCTGAGGAAGTTTTTGGCGCTTTTAATATTTGCAGGGTCAGGGCTGAATGTAAGATAACTGCCTTCTGAGGATGTCCCTGCAATGTCTATGAGTTTCTGATCTATTGATCCATCTCCGCTCATGAAGGGGACATTGATGCCAAGTTCTCTGGCCTGTTTTATCAGCAGGCCCCCCTCAGGATAGATTCCTCCGAAATAGAGTAACTGGGGCTTCTTATCCCTCATGGTTGTCAGGACAGATCTGAAGTCCTTGTCGCCCTGAATAATCCCCGTATAATAAACAACCTCAACCTTATTTCCAAGGGCCTTTTTAAACTCGTCTGCGAGCCCCTGGCCGTATGTGGTCTTATCATGTATTACTGCAACTTTTTTGAGTTTTAGGACGTCTGAGACAAAAATGGCAGCAATAAGGCCCTGCTGGTCGTCCCTGCCGCAGACGCGGAATACATATTCAAAGCCCTGTTCTGTCAACCGGGGGTTGGTTGATGCAGGGGTAATCATGGGAACTTTTGATTTGTTGTAAACTGCAGATGCCGGTATTGATGCGCTGCTGTTGAAGTGTCCTATTACACCTGCTACACCGGCGTTTACCAGCTTGTTGGCGACCAAAACTGCCTGCTTGGGGTCATGCTGGTCATCCTCTGCAAGGAGTTCTATCTTTTTGCCAAGCACCCCGCCCCTGTCATTCCACTCTTTTACCGCCAGTTCCACCCCGTGTTTGACATCCAACCCCATCTTGCTCTGGTCTCCGGTCATAGGACCAACGACTCCTATCCTGACAGCAGCCTCTTTTTTGGAGCAACTGTTAATTGTAAACAGTGATAGCGCCAAAACAAGGATTAGTTTACCAAAGGCTGTAAATCTTTTTTCCATTGAACTCTCCTATTCTATCGTAACCTGCTGTTTTTCCTAAATTACACATATCATTATTTAATGTCAAGAAAAAGGGGACGGATTGTCAACTTAGCATGATTTTCTTTGTACGTGCTGAATTTTGCAAAACAACAATGGCCTGGTGAAGGCGCTGAAGCCTCATGTTTCGGTTGCGCATGGCTGTCTGGTCATGAAGGGGAAATTTCTCAGCGCGTATATTGGTCTGCAGTCTCCGCATCTGAGTGAATAAATCCTTGTAGGTGTCTGCCGGGAAGTCTTTGAGGATAAGTGGGTTCAGGTATAAATAACCCTCTGCAATGTCAGAAGCAACAGCAGCCAGGCTCTTTCCTCTGACAATATTATCTTGCATATTCCCATAATTAGCATGTTGCTTAAATATAGTCAATTGGTTAAACAGGCGCTGTCCCTTTTTAGCCTTGACTCACAGGCTTATCTTATATAGTATGGTGGCAGCCTCAAATGAAGAGCCCTTTTAAGAACTGGACGCCGTCTCAGATACTGGCTGGCGGCTTTTTTGCGCTTATTTTAGTTGGCACGCTATTTCTTGCCCTCCCGTTTTCATCATCCAGTGGAGAAAGTATTGGTTTACTTGACGCCTTTTTTACATCAGTCTCATCTGTCTGTGTTACAGGCCTGATTGTTAAAGATACGCCGGCAGACTTCTCGCTCTTCGGACAGGTCATAATAATGCTGCTCGTGCAGGCAGGCGGTCTTGGATATATGACGTCTGCCAGTGTAATCTACCTCATTGCAGGAAAGCGGATTGGCCTTGCTGAAAGGCTTATCATGAGGGAGAGCCTGAATGTCCTTTCAATGGAAGGGCTGGTCCGGTTTACAAAGGGTGTTTTATTTATCACCCTTATAATTGAAGGAGTTGCCGCTCTTATACTCTCAATCAGGTTTGCCGGTGATTATCCGTTTCTCAAGGCCTTGTATTTTGGTGTGTTCCATTCCGTAACGTCTTTTAATAATGCCGGTTTTTCCCTCTTTCCCGGTAATTTAATGGTATACAGGGATGACATTGTGGTGAATTCTGTAATTATGTCAAATATAATATTAGGCGGGATAGGATTCATAATATTCAGTGACCTATACAGATTCTTTAAGAAAGAGATACAAAATCTCTCTCTCCATACCAAACTGACCATTACAACCACGTTTCTGCTCATACTGGCTGGTGCAGTCCTTATATTTATATTCGAGAGTTCCGGTTCGACTAAAACGGTACAGGGGGCGTCATTGGGGGATAAGGTGCTTGTATCGTTATTTCAGTCAGTCAGTGCAAGGACAGCAGGATTTAATACAGTGAACATTGGTGATATGGCCAACGACTCCCTGTTTGTATTAATAATCCTTATGATAATAGGCGCCTCCCCCGGCAGTACCGGCGGCGGGATTAAGACAACTACTTATGCAATAATGATGGTTGCCCTGTGGTCAGCCATCCGTGGAAGGCAGGATGTTACTGTATTCAGGAGAAGGATATCGGTTGAACTTGTGGCAAAGGCATTTCTCTTGACAACCATGGTTACGATAATCATAATAACCGCTACTACTTTATTGCTCTTGACAGAAAACAGAAGCTTTATCCAGACGTTGTTTGAAGTGTCCTCGGCATTTGGGACAGCAGGTCTTTCAACAGGGGACGGCGGTGTCCTTAGTCTGTCAGGTGTTTTTTCTGCGGCAGGAAAGATTATTATCTCAATTACTATGTATGCAGGCCGTCTTGGACCTTTGTTATTGAGTATTGCGATTGTCAAGGGGCATTATCCTCAGCGTTACAGGTATCCTGAAGGTAAAATTGTAATAGGGTAAAAATAAAATGGCTATACAGGTGGTTGTTATCGGTTTGGGGAGATTTGGATCCAGCGTAGTGGAAACCCTTGCCCAAAAGGGGTGTGAGATCCTTGCCATGGATGTAAATGAGGAGAACGTCAAGGCGATTACCGAACATGCAACTCATGCAGTACAGTGTGATGCCACTGACATCCGGACACTGAAAGAGCTTGGTGTCCAGAACATGGATGTGGCCATTGTCAGTATAGGAGAAGATGTTGAGGCGAGTGTCCTGATTGTCATGGCGCTTAAGGAACTTGGCGTTAAAGAGATCATTGCCAAGGCTGTTACAC contains:
- a CDS encoding FAD:protein FMN transferase yields the protein MNNLCSSAKSKLLTSKLRLQSVILIVFLLLLQMAGPGCNPTLHIYKRSQLLMGTVVEITVAARDEKTADEAISAAFNEIRRLETIMSTYMPESDISKVNAAAGLHPVKVHNDLILAVNRSLEFAEASGGAFNIAIGPVIDLWNVTESHKIPAPEELAAARPLIDYHNVRLDVTSGTIFLTRKGMRINLGGIGKGIAADYAHNILSAHGIHSGIIAVAGDLHAIGKKPDGSKWTIGIIHPRKKDSTIASVHLSDMSISTSGDYERYFIKNGVRYHHILSPETLYPSEGFQSVSIIAKDSTTTDALSTAIFAMGPAAGIKMIERLKGVEAVIVREDGSIWLSPGLKDNPDIKIELAK
- a CDS encoding ABC transporter permease, which gives rise to MIPLLAVVERDLRRFIRNPLVVLSSILMPTLYLVILGNSFQGQLKNLSLAVVDMDKGPYARRMTELLQAVESGPRTIRVTYEVDQGNALKGIKDGRYKGVLILPPDFSRNAVKGGRSEVGLFLDNTETIASETLRAAIMSATAGIDARFITVREKSDQVIIRNVELYRKVDYDQSLIPGVVIMAIFLGTITTGAFNTVMDKFLGIEESYLLTPLTKRDIVIGLVTSGVIITTAIAVLVLFFGTLISGVYLWKILTLYSFLSILLIIILTTLGLLGLMFVILGRANHPRIVGVLGGFLNVIFFFPSGAIYPVESFPGWLKTFSLINPETYSVHALKSLLFKGVTFRGIETDFVFLAIFAVSTLTIATLTYKREL
- a CDS encoding ATP-binding cassette domain-containing protein translates to MKAIKVTELVKKFGTITALDSASFTIEEGEVFGLLGPNGAGKTTLIRILTTLMNPTSGRAQVLGRDVEREKVAVRKLIGVVPQAMTSDLDLTGLENMDIYARFYDMPRKERGERTGYLLELVGLKERMNDLVATYSGGMRRRLEIAKGLVHKPSILILDEPTIGLDPQSRHVVWELLGKFRSEDSLTILLTTHYMEEAELLCERIAIIDSGKIVAIDTIPGLKRQLPDKDIIEITVAELESTKAIDEIKTLGFVHSAAASEGALRISVDNGARAIPLLVSKIADAGGRVMSVLLKQQTLEDVFIHYTGRPIREEEARRVSFLIGAGVPQKWGR
- a CDS encoding efflux RND transporter periplasmic adaptor subunit → MKKKLIILALIIVFIIVVLLYNLQNSVNRTNSSLMATGIIEATEVDISPEIQEKIEWLCCEEGAAVKKGNILARLYDRELAARTSEGRAVVAGAVARHEEARANLENSMARVESAKAAVRAAQSEIDSTTAINEDAKENFNRINQLFRDGYAAKKDLDSIKTLFDSTTAQVSAAVSGKASEEAALSTAMAGVKSAKAQVSSAKASINEAEARLHLAETLLKKSIISSPVSGVITYKAFETGESATPGKTIYTIHDMQKIWARADVEETDIGRIRLGSNAVVSTEALPDKTFDGKVAEIGREAGFATQRDVSRGRQDIQTFRIKVGIIKPDGLLKPGMTVAVKFLP
- the pyk gene encoding pyruvate kinase, which gives rise to MDCRTKIVATLGPASNTTETIEQLIRAGMDIARLNFSHGTTEDHHSLISNVNIASYKAGKDIGILLDLQGPKIRIGKLDKDAVYLEEGSTFTITTRDITGNEREVSTNYTPLPQEISAGSRILLDDGLLELEVQKTTKTDIICNIIRGGRLTEKKGINVPGAQLSVPSLTDKDRDDLLTGIREGVDYVAISFIRNADDVASVKNILKREGASIPVIAKIEKPEAVDNLDQILKVADGVMVARGDLGVELPPEEVPIIQKEIIRRCNEEGIPVITATQMLESMIHNPRPTRAEASDVANAIVDGTDAIMLSGETAVGKYPVEAVSMMNRIAAATEVRLFKNLKTVPEEVKVWGDSEHAIAHAVYYTALDINATAIVAFTKSGGTARIISKYRPRIPIIGVTHTPPILKRFSLYWGVRGVLVELRENTDAMINGVEQKLLETGLAKRGDTVIITLGVPWGVAGSTNMLMIHQIRQDE
- a CDS encoding branched-chain amino acid ABC transporter permease, with translation MINYKRTLIIPVWSAFLMLPFMGITKAVIGGCIILAGFILFSVINNYVKSDKGRRISSDIQRSTNNIHSFAGRPQIKTGATLLVLLLFIVMPLFMNNYYIDVLTIAGIYTVLALGLNIVVGIAGLLDLGYIAFYAVGAYSYGILNTQLGIPFWPALITGALLSALCGTVLGIITLRLRGDYLAIVTLGFLMIVHLVLNNWDGLTNGPNGILGIEPPSIGSFTFSSPAHFYYLIIFIAALAVFVINRINNSRIGRAWIAMREDETAASAMGINVTYMKILAFTLGASWAGLAGVFFAGRYSFISPESFTFFETVLVLSMVVLGGMGSITGVIIGVALLIILPEVFRGFHDYRMLAFGGAMTLMMIFRPQGLIGNPRRKIELMPSEERT
- a CDS encoding branched-chain amino acid ABC transporter permease, translated to MLLQQLINGITLGAVYALIALGYTMVYGILELINFAHGEIYMLGAYAAIVTLSFLTFTGFTATSLLLSLVIAGIVTIIYCAAYGLTLEKIAYRPLRHAPRLSSLISAIGMSIFLQNYVMLSQGSADRIFPNVFPSGSLTIGSSVLTYLQGFIIISSVILMVALQAFMKKTRLGMAMRATAQDKKMASLLGMDIDAVIVVTFITGSVLAASAGIMVAMYYGLINFYMGYVAGIKAFTAAVLGGIGNIQGAVLGGFLLGILESLGAAYISSEYKDAFAFIVLILILIFRPTGLLGERIPEKV
- a CDS encoding branched-chain amino acid ABC transporter substrate-binding protein; translation: MEKRFTAFGKLILVLALSLFTINSCSKKEAAVRIGVVGPMTGDQSKMGLDVKHGVELAVKEWNDRGGVLGKKIELLAEDDQHDPKQAVLVANKLVNAGVAGVIGHFNSSASIPASAVYNKSKVPMITPASTNPRLTEQGFEYVFRVCGRDDQQGLIAAIFVSDVLKLKKVAVIHDKTTYGQGLADEFKKALGNKVEVVYYTGIIQGDKDFRSVLTTMRDKKPQLLYFGGIYPEGGLLIKQARELGINVPFMSGDGSIDQKLIDIAGTSSEGSYLTFSPDPANIKSAKNFLSSYSAAYGETGPYSIYAYDAANILLQAIAGTRGIDGEKISRAIHNMKHSGALGELQWDVKGDVLRAPYIVWVIKNGKFAEHWKPSENAR
- a CDS encoding Trk family potassium uptake protein, with the protein product MKSPFKNWTPSQILAGGFFALILVGTLFLALPFSSSSGESIGLLDAFFTSVSSVCVTGLIVKDTPADFSLFGQVIIMLLVQAGGLGYMTSASVIYLIAGKRIGLAERLIMRESLNVLSMEGLVRFTKGVLFITLIIEGVAALILSIRFAGDYPFLKALYFGVFHSVTSFNNAGFSLFPGNLMVYRDDIVVNSVIMSNIILGGIGFIIFSDLYRFFKKEIQNLSLHTKLTITTTFLLILAGAVLIFIFESSGSTKTVQGASLGDKVLVSLFQSVSARTAGFNTVNIGDMANDSLFVLIILMIIGASPGSTGGGIKTTTYAIMMVALWSAIRGRQDVTVFRRRISVELVAKAFLLTTMVTIIIITATTLLLLTENRSFIQTLFEVSSAFGTAGLSTGDGGVLSLSGVFSAAGKIIISITMYAGRLGPLLLSIAIVKGHYPQRYRYPEGKIVIG